Proteins encoded together in one Candidatus Nitrosocaldus cavascurensis window:
- the lysX gene encoding lysine biosynthesis protein LysX, translating into MGSVSKLYILYDLVRWEEKALYEAAVRKGLYVKMLDSKDILIDLNGNSSNNSSSIIHGSSIEVDGHNSILLQRCVSYFRNLHLTAALEGKGYRVINPFQCSVIAGNKLFAHLALVKHGIKAPRSMLAFTQDTVFKAIDALGYPVVLKPTVGSWGRLIALIRDRDAAEAVVEDREHMFPLYQIYYLQEYVRRPPRDIRAIVAGDRVLGAIYRYAGDGQWKTNMALGGKAEPCPISKELEDTCIRACKAVNGEVVGVDLMEDEAKGLLVHEVNPTTEFKNVARVSNSKIADEMIDYIVQRE; encoded by the coding sequence TTGGGGTCAGTAAGCAAACTCTACATACTCTACGATCTAGTAAGGTGGGAGGAGAAGGCACTCTACGAGGCTGCAGTAAGGAAGGGCTTGTACGTTAAGATGCTCGATAGCAAGGATATTTTGATTGATCTTAATGGCAATAGTAGCAACAATAGTAGTAGTATAATCCATGGCTCTAGCATAGAGGTTGATGGCCATAATAGCATACTCTTGCAGAGATGTGTTAGTTACTTTAGGAACCTCCATCTCACTGCTGCACTAGAGGGCAAAGGTTACAGGGTGATAAACCCATTCCAGTGCAGTGTTATAGCAGGGAACAAGCTCTTTGCTCATCTAGCCCTTGTTAAGCATGGTATAAAGGCACCTAGGAGCATGCTTGCATTCACACAGGATACAGTCTTCAAGGCAATAGATGCTCTAGGCTACCCTGTTGTGCTTAAACCCACAGTTGGTAGTTGGGGTAGGCTTATAGCACTGATAAGGGATAGGGATGCTGCTGAAGCAGTTGTTGAGGATAGAGAGCATATGTTCCCCCTATATCAGATATACTACCTTCAAGAGTATGTTAGAAGACCACCAAGGGATATAAGGGCAATAGTTGCTGGTGATAGAGTGCTTGGAGCGATATACAGGTATGCTGGAGATGGGCAGTGGAAGACAAACATGGCTCTAGGAGGTAAAGCAGAGCCATGTCCAATAAGCAAGGAGTTGGAGGATACATGCATAAGGGCATGCAAGGCAGTAAATGGTGAGGTTGTTGGTGTTGATCTCATGGAGGATGAGGCTAAAGGATTGCTTGTTCATGAGGTCAATCCTACAACTGAGTTCAAGAACGTTGCTAGGGTATCTAATTCAAAGATAGCAGATGAGATGATAGACTATATAGTGCAAAGAGAATAG
- the lysW/argW gene encoding alpha-aminoadipate/glutamate carrier protein LysW, with translation MIKVRCLECEADLKVPSDAIEGEILTCPDCGASYELERQGEGFNIKPAQVVGEDWGQ, from the coding sequence ATGATCAAAGTTAGATGCCTTGAGTGCGAGGCGGATCTTAAGGTACCTAGCGATGCAATAGAGGGTGAGATACTCACATGCCCAGACTGTGGAGCAAGTTACGAACTTGAGAGGCAAGGGGAAGGATTTAATATCAAACCTGCGCAAGTCGTTGGAGAGGATTGGGGTCAGTAA
- a CDS encoding thiolase family protein has protein sequence MRDADVNVNTNANVAIVGYGLARFNRDEASKYSLYELALQSVVDMFSNMEYDARSLKDGIDALITSTTDSSTYTASILADMLGIRARIVNRVESMCSSGADALIAAYSYIASGLSNLALVVGFDSSNSGMLLDWDVARGDMRHPAHWAALYAKKHMQEFGTSREHLAMVAVKNRRSALTNEKAYFYDKGAVDVDDVLRSKPVVEPLRLYDCSIACNGAASILLASADIAKSVCREPVWIKGIGSSSIGASINSIDLTTMHVTVDAARQAYKMGNVRPEMVDVAQVHDSFTILEILAYEDLGFVEKGKGGYAVEGRISIPAVNTDGGVLGRGHSSGATGIAQVVEVTRQLMHKAGSRQIKDCRIGLVHNMAAAGTHASVILLVRG, from the coding sequence ATGAGGGATGCTGATGTTAATGTCAATACTAATGCTAATGTTGCTATAGTAGGCTATGGTTTAGCAAGGTTCAACAGGGATGAGGCTTCAAAGTACTCACTCTATGAACTTGCTCTCCAATCTGTTGTTGATATGTTTAGCAATATGGAGTATGATGCAAGATCATTGAAGGATGGGATAGATGCTCTAATAACCTCAACAACAGATAGCAGTACATATACAGCAAGCATACTTGCTGATATGCTAGGCATAAGGGCAAGGATAGTGAATAGGGTAGAGAGTATGTGTAGTTCTGGAGCAGATGCGCTAATAGCAGCATACTCATACATAGCATCTGGACTATCCAATCTAGCACTTGTTGTTGGGTTTGATTCTAGCAACTCAGGTATGCTCTTGGACTGGGATGTAGCAAGAGGAGATATGAGGCATCCTGCACACTGGGCTGCATTGTATGCTAAGAAGCATATGCAGGAGTTTGGAACAAGCAGGGAGCATCTTGCCATGGTTGCTGTTAAGAACAGAAGGAGTGCTTTAACGAATGAGAAGGCATACTTTTATGACAAGGGTGCTGTAGATGTTGATGATGTGTTGAGATCAAAGCCTGTAGTTGAACCATTAAGGCTCTACGATTGCTCTATAGCATGTAATGGAGCAGCATCTATACTCTTGGCAAGTGCAGATATTGCAAAGAGTGTATGTAGAGAACCAGTATGGATAAAGGGTATAGGCTCAAGTAGCATTGGTGCTAGTATAAACAGCATAGATCTTACAACGATGCATGTAACTGTAGATGCTGCAAGACAAGCGTACAAGATGGGTAATGTAAGACCAGAGATGGTTGATGTTGCTCAAGTCCATGACTCATTCACAATACTTGAGATACTAGCATATGAGGATCTGGGCTTCGTTGAGAAGGGTAAGGGAGGTTATGCTGTAGAGGGTAGGATAAGTATACCAGCAGTTAATACAGATGGAGGTGTATTGGGTAGAGGGCATTCATCTGGCGCAACTGGCATTGCCCAAGTTGTTGAGGTTACAAGACAGTTGATGCACAAGGCAGGAAGTAGGCAGATAAAGGATTGTAGAATAGGGTTGGTGCATAACATGGCTGCTGCTGGAACACATGCAAGTGTTATATTACTTGTACGTGGTTGA
- a CDS encoding LLM class flavin-dependent oxidoreductase: MKEGEGEEGRRRRIGISLGMLLDDRQVIEYARRAESMNLHSIWVPESWGRDAFVTLSYIASLTRSVMLGTAIVNIYARSAASTAMAINTLDLYSNGRAVLGLGAGSKRLAEDWHGLEFKNNIARMKEYVDVIRLISRGERVDYNGRVVKVKGMRLGFKPLRSNIPIYIAATNQGMLKLAGEVGDGAILFLMPMNELDKQVRMLKGINPRLDVALVLITAVSNDAQRAIERAKKSIAFYTAVGSIYARFLAEHGFKDEVEHIREEYRRNGLKDIHMLVSDRMLSSLALAGSIDDCIKQLRSFIKGIDLPILLINPVYNAEEDYIVFEHMMEEVVRDEGC, from the coding sequence ATGAAGGAAGGAGAAGGGGAAGAAGGAAGGAGAAGGAGGATAGGGATAAGCCTAGGGATGCTCTTGGATGATAGACAGGTTATAGAGTATGCAAGGAGAGCAGAGAGCATGAATCTGCACTCCATATGGGTGCCAGAGTCATGGGGTAGAGATGCGTTTGTAACACTCTCATACATAGCATCACTAACGAGAAGTGTTATGCTAGGTACTGCTATAGTCAACATATATGCTAGGAGTGCAGCAAGTACTGCAATGGCAATTAACACTCTAGATCTATACTCTAATGGTAGAGCAGTGCTAGGTTTAGGAGCAGGGAGCAAGAGGCTTGCTGAGGACTGGCATGGTTTAGAGTTCAAGAATAATATAGCGAGGATGAAGGAGTATGTTGATGTTATAAGGCTTATATCAAGAGGGGAGAGGGTTGATTACAATGGAAGAGTTGTAAAGGTTAAGGGTATGAGGCTAGGCTTTAAGCCTCTAAGGAGCAATATACCAATATACATAGCAGCAACCAACCAAGGTATGCTAAAGCTTGCTGGTGAGGTTGGTGATGGCGCAATCCTATTCCTCATGCCTATGAATGAGTTGGATAAGCAAGTTAGGATGCTAAAGGGTATAAATCCAAGGTTAGATGTTGCATTAGTTCTTATAACAGCAGTCTCTAACGATGCTCAAAGGGCTATTGAGAGGGCTAAGAAGAGCATAGCGTTCTACACTGCAGTAGGCTCTATATACGCTAGATTCTTGGCAGAGCATGGATTCAAGGATGAGGTTGAGCATATAAGGGAAGAGTATAGGAGGAATGGACTCAAGGATATACACATGCTTGTAAGTGATAGAATGCTCAGCTCACTTGCATTGGCAGGTAGCATAGATGATTGTATAAAGCAACTTAGATCGTTCATAAAGGGTATAGATCTACCCATACTTCTTATAAATCCAGTATATAATGCTGAGGAGGATTACATCGTATTTGAGCATATGATGGAGGAGGTGGTTAGAGATGAGGGATGCTGA
- a CDS encoding nucleotidyltransferase family protein produces the protein MKAIILAGGFGKRLKPLTDDRPKPMVEVLEKPIVAWQIEWLKLNGIDELILCVGYMRERIMDYLGNGSRYSVSIDYVVEDEPLGTGGAIKNAKPLLNGEERFIVVNGDIITDLNIARMVMMQNNSIAVVPLPSPYGIVEMGSDSRITGFREKPKLDQFWINAGVYCLNHDVLAYLPDKGSIEYDTFPQLASKGMLYAVKYKDVYWRSIDTHKDVEEASKELKEYKR, from the coding sequence ATGAAGGCTATAATACTTGCTGGAGGGTTTGGGAAGAGGTTGAAGCCTCTAACTGATGATAGACCAAAGCCAATGGTTGAGGTACTTGAGAAGCCAATAGTAGCATGGCAGATAGAATGGCTCAAACTCAATGGTATAGATGAACTTATACTCTGCGTTGGCTACATGAGAGAGCGTATAATGGATTATCTTGGCAATGGTAGCAGGTACTCAGTGAGCATAGATTATGTTGTTGAGGATGAACCATTGGGTACTGGAGGGGCTATTAAGAATGCTAAACCCCTTCTGAATGGTGAGGAGAGGTTCATAGTTGTTAATGGTGATATCATAACCGATCTTAACATAGCAAGGATGGTTATGATGCAGAACAATAGCATAGCTGTGGTTCCATTACCAAGCCCATATGGAATAGTTGAGATGGGTAGTGACTCAAGGATAACTGGTTTTAGGGAGAAGCCTAAGCTTGATCAGTTCTGGATAAATGCTGGAGTCTACTGCCTTAACCATGATGTACTAGCATACCTTCCAGATAAGGGGAGTATAGAGTATGATACATTCCCGCAACTAGCAAGCAAGGGGATGCTTTATGCTGTAAAGTATAAGGATGTGTACTGGAGATCTATAGATACACACAAGGATGTTGAAGAGGCAAGTAAGGAGTTGAAGGAGTACAAAAGATGA
- the bioD gene encoding dethiobiotin synthase, giving the protein MDIGTSISIDDDDGWSNGSGGGVFVTGTDTGVGKTLVTAAIVHALRSDGIDAVGMKPIATGIDRDVVFKSTDAEIIAKYSCLSSEEHELVNPVFLALEAAPYMASIVLKQDVDIERVFKAYKRLKERHEFIVVEGIGGVMVPIKKDYYVLDLIRDLELPALIVARARLGTINHTLLTVEACKRRGVEVIGIIMNMIDHSSIVEVNAGSIIQELSRVPVIGSIPYIKEMGVDDIPYIAKYIRYDLLLT; this is encoded by the coding sequence ATGGATATTGGTACTAGCATTAGCATCGATGATGATGATGGATGGAGCAATGGTAGTGGAGGCGGAGTATTCGTAACTGGTACAGATACTGGCGTAGGCAAGACGCTGGTTACAGCAGCGATAGTCCATGCTTTACGTAGCGATGGTATAGATGCTGTAGGGATGAAGCCAATAGCAACGGGTATAGATAGAGATGTAGTATTCAAGTCTACAGATGCTGAGATCATTGCAAAGTACTCATGCCTAAGCAGTGAGGAGCATGAACTTGTTAACCCTGTATTCCTTGCTTTAGAGGCAGCACCATACATGGCAAGTATTGTGCTTAAACAGGATGTTGATATTGAGAGAGTATTCAAAGCATACAAGAGGTTGAAGGAGAGGCATGAGTTCATCGTTGTAGAGGGTATAGGTGGCGTTATGGTACCGATAAAGAAGGATTACTATGTACTTGACCTCATAAGAGATCTTGAATTGCCAGCACTGATAGTTGCTAGAGCAAGGCTAGGAACTATAAACCATACACTGCTAACAGTTGAGGCATGTAAGAGAAGAGGGGTTGAGGTTATTGGTATAATAATGAATATGATAGATCACAGCAGTATTGTTGAGGTTAATGCTGGAAGCATTATACAGGAGTTGAGTAGGGTACCAGTTATAGGGAGTATACCATACATAAAGGAGATGGGTGTTGATGATATACCATACATTGCAAAGTATATAAGGTATGACCTTCTGCTAACATAA
- a CDS encoding SLC13 family permease: MNLLGLVLGPLVFLAVFLMGGMIVIDVGARTVLALVAWMVVWWITNAIPLYATALLPLVVLPASNVMQIGSIAVNYADRTIFLLLGSLMLARAIEMAGLHRRFAIRMLLILGNDSKSMLGGFILVTALLSAFMSNTVVAAMMIPLALSIISVMEEGHRRRIAPALMIVIAYSASIGGVITLVGTPPNLIFASIASNMGYDVTFLSWLPIGLPVGSILLLLLWLYLLYVHRLRDVKIIESRDVVINEANRLGRISRREKAVLAVFIATIAAWMSRSVWGSYLPSIDDAVIAVSAALLLFAIRVKDSDESKEDGASVKDKGRAGVGEVRLLTWDEASRIPWGVLVLIGGSLALANAFTATGLDKIVASSLAIEASPSLMVLFITAVTVFITELMSNTAVATLMLPVVSSVAEHIGMEPLQLMLAATLAATLSFMLPVATPPNAMAFASGYLTVAYMIRMGFIMNLLSIAVITAIIYIITPYVRF; encoded by the coding sequence ATGAACTTACTTGGTCTAGTGCTAGGTCCACTGGTATTCCTTGCAGTATTCCTCATGGGAGGGATGATAGTTATAGATGTAGGTGCAAGGACAGTGTTGGCATTGGTAGCATGGATGGTTGTATGGTGGATAACTAATGCTATCCCACTGTATGCAACTGCACTACTCCCATTGGTTGTGCTCCCAGCATCCAACGTTATGCAGATAGGCAGTATTGCTGTGAACTATGCTGATAGGACTATATTCCTCCTACTTGGTAGCCTCATGCTTGCTAGAGCAATAGAGATGGCAGGGTTGCATAGGAGGTTTGCTATAAGGATGCTACTCATCCTAGGCAATGATAGCAAGAGCATGCTAGGAGGGTTCATCCTAGTTACTGCTCTCCTTAGTGCGTTCATGAGTAATACTGTAGTTGCTGCAATGATGATCCCTTTAGCATTATCGATAATATCGGTTATGGAGGAGGGGCATAGGAGGAGGATTGCACCAGCGCTTATGATAGTCATAGCATACTCTGCAAGCATAGGAGGGGTTATTACACTTGTGGGCACACCTCCAAATCTGATATTTGCATCTATAGCAAGCAATATGGGTTATGATGTAACATTCCTCTCATGGCTCCCTATAGGGCTTCCAGTAGGCTCAATACTCCTGCTACTACTCTGGCTCTACCTGCTTTACGTGCATAGGTTGAGGGATGTTAAGATTATAGAGAGTAGGGATGTTGTTATCAACGAAGCCAATAGACTTGGAAGGATAAGCAGGAGGGAGAAGGCTGTTCTAGCAGTCTTCATAGCAACCATAGCAGCATGGATGAGCAGAAGTGTATGGGGTTCATACCTCCCAAGTATTGATGATGCTGTTATAGCAGTATCTGCAGCACTCTTGCTCTTTGCAATAAGGGTTAAGGATTCAGATGAGAGTAAGGAGGATGGTGCTAGCGTAAAGGATAAGGGTAGAGCAGGAGTAGGAGAGGTTAGGCTCTTAACATGGGATGAGGCATCAAGGATACCCTGGGGTGTGCTAGTGCTCATAGGAGGAAGCCTTGCACTTGCAAATGCATTCACAGCAACAGGGTTAGACAAGATCGTTGCATCATCCCTAGCCATAGAGGCAAGTCCTTCACTCATGGTACTATTCATAACAGCAGTAACTGTATTCATAACTGAGTTGATGAGTAATACAGCAGTAGCAACACTCATGCTTCCTGTAGTTAGCAGTGTAGCAGAGCATATTGGTATGGAGCCATTGCAACTCATGCTTGCAGCAACGCTAGCAGCGACCCTAAGCTTCATGCTCCCAGTAGCAACTCCTCCAAATGCTATGGCATTTGCATCTGGCTACCTTACTGTAGCGTACATGATAAGGATGGGGTTCATAATGAACCTCTTAAGTATAGCAGTGATAACAGCAATTATATACATTATAACACCATATGTTAGATTCTAA
- the bioA gene encoding adenosylmethionine--8-amino-7-oxononanoate transaminase, giving the protein MHEHYTYKNGNLKTKDKAYVWHPYTQMSDWFRIDAPVIVRGEDFYLIDDRGNRYLDGVASMWCNVWGHSRKEIVDAIVEQAKVLQHSTLFGLCNEPSIVLAELLVKMTKGMGKVFYSDDGSTAMEVAIKMAIQYWYNKLGSNKRREIIALENGYHGDTIGAMSIGYIEHFFKPYKPLLFKVRHVPSPYLYRKSREMSDADYVQYCIDMLEHELKRGEGRVAAVVMESGAQIAGGVIVYPDGYQREVSRLCKRYDTLLVLDEVATGLGRLGSMVEYIAQDSMPDIVAFGKMLTAGYLPLAATLASDEIFNAFLGKYDEGKHLFHGHTFTGNPIACACAVANLRLYEQERLISKVKSSSALLAERLEEFRGYPIVGDVRHKGMLAAIELVKGNSNSNSKSNSKSKDPLLTLSDGRRINYAIMEEALKRGLFIRPLGHIMLIVPPLAIGREELNMLIDKALEVVGTISKLV; this is encoded by the coding sequence ATGCATGAGCATTATACGTATAAAAACGGTAATCTTAAAACCAAAGACAAAGCATACGTATGGCATCCATACACACAGATGAGCGATTGGTTTAGGATTGATGCACCAGTTATAGTTAGGGGAGAGGACTTCTACCTTATAGATGATAGGGGCAATAGGTATCTTGATGGGGTAGCAAGCATGTGGTGCAATGTATGGGGGCATTCAAGGAAGGAGATTGTAGATGCTATAGTAGAGCAGGCTAAGGTGTTGCAGCATTCAACCCTCTTTGGTCTATGTAATGAACCTTCAATAGTGCTTGCTGAATTGCTTGTAAAGATGACAAAGGGTATGGGCAAGGTATTCTACAGTGATGATGGCTCAACAGCAATGGAGGTAGCGATAAAGATGGCTATACAGTATTGGTATAACAAGTTAGGAAGTAATAAGAGGAGAGAGATCATTGCATTAGAGAATGGATACCATGGAGATACAATAGGAGCAATGTCCATAGGCTATATAGAGCACTTCTTCAAACCTTACAAGCCATTGCTCTTCAAGGTTAGGCATGTACCCTCTCCCTATCTATACAGGAAGAGCAGGGAGATGAGCGATGCTGACTATGTGCAGTACTGCATAGATATGCTTGAGCATGAACTGAAGAGAGGTGAGGGTAGGGTAGCAGCAGTAGTAATGGAGAGTGGTGCACAGATAGCTGGAGGAGTAATAGTATACCCAGATGGGTATCAGAGAGAGGTTAGTAGGTTATGCAAGAGGTATGATACGCTACTTGTGCTGGATGAGGTTGCAACAGGGCTAGGAAGGTTAGGCTCCATGGTTGAGTACATTGCTCAGGATAGCATGCCAGATATAGTTGCGTTTGGGAAGATGCTCACAGCGGGGTATCTGCCTTTGGCAGCAACTCTAGCAAGTGATGAGATCTTCAATGCATTCCTTGGCAAGTATGATGAGGGGAAGCATCTCTTCCATGGACATACATTCACTGGCAATCCTATAGCATGTGCATGTGCAGTAGCAAACCTAAGACTGTATGAGCAGGAAAGGTTGATCTCAAAGGTTAAGAGTAGTTCAGCATTGTTGGCTGAGAGGCTTGAGGAGTTCAGAGGCTACCCTATAGTTGGGGATGTTAGGCATAAGGGTATGCTTGCTGCCATTGAACTGGTTAAGGGTAATAGCAATAGCAATAGCAAGAGTAATAGCAAGAGCAAGGACCCCCTATTAACCCTCTCTGATGGGAGAAGGATAAACTATGCTATAATGGAGGAGGCTCTCAAGCGTGGTCTCTTCATTAGACCATTGGGTCATATAATGCTCATAGTACCTCCACTTGCCATAGGTAGAGAGGAGTTGAATATGCTCATTGATAAGGCGTTGGAGGTTGTTGGTACAATAAGCAAGTTGGTATAG